Below is a window of Halolamina sp. CBA1230 DNA.
ACACCGTCACGCTCGGCCCGAACGCCGACGTCGGCGGCGAGTTCCGCTACGACGCGGAAACGTTCGATAGAAGTCCCGACGCGGCCGTCGCGGGAGGCGTGATCGAGGATCAGAGCCTCCGAGGCGACACCGGGTTCGGTCCGTTGCCCTCCTGGATCGGAACGATCTACTCGTTGCTCACCAGCCTGCTCCTCGGCGCGCTCCTCCTGCTCGTGTTTCCGGCGTTCTCGGAGTCGGTCGTGGCCCGCGTCACCGACGGGCCGGCGGTCGCCGGCGGTATCGGGCTGCTGGCGCTGATCGCCGTCCCGATCCTGCTCGTGCTCGTCGCGGTCACGGTCGTCGGCATCCCGTTCTCGCTGGCCGGGATCGCGCTCTACCTGCTCGGACTCTGGATCGCGTCCGTCTACGGCAAGTACGCCGTGGGCCGGTGGGCGCTCGGGCTGGCCGGCACCGAGAACCGCTGGCTCGCGCTGTTGGTCGGACTGCTACTGTTCCTGCTGCTCGGGCTCGTACCGGTCGCCGGACCGATCGCGGAGTTCGCCGCCCTGCTGCTGGGGCTCGGCGCGCTAACGCTCGGCCTGCGCGCTCGCTACCACAGGGACCAGTCGACGGAGTCGACCCGGGCCGAGTGATCGTCGGAAGCGTCAGTCGAACGCCCGCCACGCCCGCGACGCGCCGGGCAGCCCCCTGATCCGGGCTTCGCGTCCCGCCTCGGTCTCTCGAAGTTCGACGACGCAGTCGAACTCGCTGGTGACCGTGTTGACCGTCTGCTCGTCGTGGACGGCAGTGTCGAGCGTGAATACGCCGATCCCATCGGTGTCCTCGATGCGGGAGGTGTAGATGTGGAGGAACTTGAACACGGTACTCCGGTCGAGATACTGCAGCAGCGTCGAGACCGAGACCAGCCCGTGTCGGATCTCGTCGATCTCCCGCCCCGCGAACCGCCGGAGCAGTTTCGCGGTGCCGATGCTGATGCCGGTGAGGTCGGCGGGCGAGGAGACGCGCTCGGTGGCGATCCGCTCGAGCGTCCGCCGACTGTCGCTGCCCGAACAGTCGATGACGGCGATCCGGTCGTGGTCGAGCGCGGGGACGTACCGCTCGAACTCGTCGAGCAGGCGCCCGGCGGAGGAGCGCGTCGTCACACACAGCACGCCGTCGTCGTCCTCGTGGCCCGCAGCCAGCAGGCGGAACGCGACCTCGCGCTTGCCGACCATCGCCGGCCCCGTGACCAGGACGTTCGTCCCGGCCGGCAGCGACCCGACGGTCTCGTCGGGGAGGGCGCCGCCGACGTCGTACTCGGAGATCATTCCTCGCCCCCCTCGTCGATCTCGCGCACGGCGCTGACGAACTCCGTGTCGGAGCGCAGGTCGCCGAGCTCGTCGTCGACGATCAGCTCGACACGCTCGATCCGGTCGATCAGTTCGTCGTACGCCTCGCTCTCTTCCAGTTCGGACGCCGACTTCTCCGATTCGAGAGCGCCCTTCCGGGCGACCAGCGAGTAGTACTCCTGCATGTCGTCGTCGAGTTCGGCGCGGTCGAACAGGCGGTCGATGGTCGACAGCAGCTCCTCGCGGTCGGGCGGCTTGGTGAGGTACGCGTCGAACCCCATCTCGAGCACGTCGAAGTCGGGGTCGACCGCGGACACCATCGCGACCCGGCAGTCGATCCCCCGTTTTCGGATCTCGGCCAGCACCTCGTCGCCGGACGTCTCGGGCATCATCCGATCGAGTAGCACCACATCGACCGACTCGTCGAGCCGTGACAGCGCCGTCTCGCCGTCCTCGGCGACGCGGACCTCGTACGACGACGCCAGCCAGCGCCGGTACGTCTCGGCCACGTCCGGCGCATCCTCGACGACGAGTACGACCCCGTTGTCGCTCATACCCGTGGCTGCACTCGCCGGGCGCAAATAGGTACGCCTCAGTCAGACCGGGGCGGCGCCGGGAGTTCGATCACGAACGTCGCGCCACCGTCCTCGTTCTCCTCGACCCACACGTCGCCGCCGTACTCCCCCACCATGGCGTCGACGAAGAAGAGGCCGAACCCCGAGCCGACGGATTTCGCGTGACCGGTGTTCCCCCGCCTGAAGATCGCCTCCGTACGGTCGTCGTCGACGCCCGTCCCGTTGTCCGCGACGCGGACGAACACCGACTCGTCATCGCGCTCGACGGTCACGGCCACCCGGAGCCCGTCGGTCTCGTTGTGTTCGATCGCGTTGGTGACGACGTTGCCCAGCACGTCGCCGAGCAGGTCGTTGGCGAGCACCACCGTCGACTCGGGGGTCTCGGTCTCGAACGTCACCTCGGGGTAGGTCGCCCGGACGCGTTCGATCTCCGCCCGGAGCTCCGTGCCGAGGTCGATCGGCTCGAGTTCGGTGTCACCCTCGCCGGTGAGCGTCCGCAGCACGGTCCGGACGCGGCCGACGATCTCCTCGACGTCGTCGCTCCACCGGACGATCGTCTCGGCGTCCCGTCGCTGCTCGCCCTCGAGTTCGGCTTCGAGGAACTCCGCACGTCCGCGGATGACGGTGACGGCGTTGAGCACGTCGTGTCGCAGGATCGAGTTGAAGAACTCCATCCGGTCGGTCTGGCGTTCGAGCAGGCGCTCGCGCTCGGCTCGCCCCAGCGCGACCTGGGCGTTCGCTGCCAGCAGCTTCGCCAGCGCGACGTCGTTGTCGCTGAACGCGTCCGACTCCCGGGAGCCAACGTTCATCACGCCGTACTCGCCCAGGGGCAGGACGAGTTCGCTCCGGAGGTCGCTGTCGGGGTTGTGGAGCCCGGATTCCTCGTGGAGGTCGGCGGCGACGATCGGATCGCCCGTCTCGTAGGCCCGCCACGAGAGGCTCTCGCCCTCGGTGTAGGTGGGGGTCTCGTCGAAGAACGCCCGCGCGGCCGCCGTCTCGGCGACCGGTTCGAGCCGCTCGCCGTCGCGGAGCCAGACGCCGGCGATCGGGTGATCGAGCACGCGCTCGACCGTCTCCACGACGATGTCACACACCGCCGTCTCGTCGCCCGCCTCGACCATCTCGCGGGTCGCCTCGTGGAGGTCGGCGATCCCCTGCTCGTGGCGCTTGCGTTCGGTCACGTCGCGGCTGTTGATCACGAACCCGTCGATAACCGAGTCCGGCGGCTGCTGGATCCCCCGTGACTCGACCCAGCACCACGAGCCGTCGGCGTGCCGGAAGCGGTACTCGACGTCGATGTTCCCGGCGCTGCCGTGAGCCAGCTCAGCGAACCGTTCGAGCACTTTCTCGCGGTCCTCGGGGTGGACGTACTCGAAAGCCGTGTCGCCGACGAGCGACTCCGGATCGTAGCCGAACACCCGTTCGGCGGAGGGGCTCTGATACTGGTAGATCCCGTTCGTGTCGAGCACGGTGAGGATGTCGTTGGACTGCTCGACGAACGCCCGGTACCGTTCCTCCTGCTCCTTGCGCTCGGTGATGTCGGTGACCGTTCCGAAGTGGTAGGTTGTGCCCTCGATCTCCGCACAGGTCGTCACTGTCTCGACGGGCACCTCCTCCCCATCGTACTCGTAGACGGTCTCCTCGGTGCGTGTCTCACCCTCCTCGAAGGAGTCCCAGTACCGCTCGAACCCCTCGCGGTTGAGGTCGGGTTTGAGCTCCCACAGCGGCATCCCGATCAGCGACTCCCTGTCCGTGCCGAGGATCTCCGCGAACGCCTCGTTCGCGTACTCGAACTCCCCGTCGTCCCCGTGGGCGGCGACGCCGACTCCGATCGTGTCGACCAACGCCTCGAGGAACTCAAGCTCCCGATCGCGCTCCTTGCGCTCGGTGATGTCGCGAACGAACGCGAGTATCTCCAGTTCGCCGCCGATGTGTGTGCGCTTGAGGCTCACCTCGCTCCAGAGGACGGTGCCGTCCGCCCGTTGGAGTGGCCAGTCGAACTGCTGTGTGGTCCCCTCGAGCACCTGCCGGATCCGCTCCATCGCCGCCTCCTGCCCGAACGACGGGTCGTCGGCGCTGATGGCCTCGATCGACGTGCCCGAGAGCCGGTCGGGGTCGTAGCCCAGCATCTCGGCGTAGCGCTGGTTCACCTGCTCCAGCGTCCCCGTCTCGGGATCGACGACCGCGATGCCGTCCTCGGCCTTGTCGAAGATGTCCCGGTACTCCGCCGGCGCGAGATCCCACTCGCCCATCCGTGCCCGCTTGGAGATGTCGCGCATGATCCCGATCAGCCGGAGCTCCCCGTCGTGTTCGAACTCGCCGAACGACACCGACAGCTGGACCGACGAGTCGTCCTTCCGGCGCGCGGTGAACAGCAGGTTCGTCCAGTCCGTCGTCCGCTC
It encodes the following:
- a CDS encoding polymer-forming cytoskeletal protein codes for the protein MTLQPFGRRVAAVAVVTVVLLSSLSGVAAAQSTGQFGDTIVVGEDETVDGIDGVAGTIVVRGTVTGDVAGTAGTIRITETGTVEGDLQAAGGSVIVAGTVEGDVQIGAGSFDLTDTGRIGGSLDVGAGAVTVDGAVAEDVRAAGNTVTLGPNADVGGEFRYDAETFDRSPDAAVAGGVIEDQSLRGDTGFGPLPSWIGTIYSLLTSLLLGALLLLVFPAFSESVVARVTDGPAVAGGIGLLALIAVPILLVLVAVTVVGIPFSLAGIALYLLGLWIASVYGKYAVGRWALGLAGTENRWLALLVGLLLFLLLGLVPVAGPIAEFAALLLGLGALTLGLRARYHRDQSTESTRAE
- a CDS encoding response regulator yields the protein MSDNGVVLVVEDAPDVAETYRRWLASSYEVRVAEDGETALSRLDESVDVVLLDRMMPETSGDEVLAEIRKRGIDCRVAMVSAVDPDFDVLEMGFDAYLTKPPDREELLSTIDRLFDRAELDDDMQEYYSLVARKGALESEKSASELEESEAYDELIDRIERVELIVDDELGDLRSDTEFVSAVREIDEGGEE
- a CDS encoding PAS domain S-box protein; translation: MQQSADSIRVLHVDDEPEFADLVATFLEREDDQLDVETATGADEALKLLADGTFDCVVSDYEMPETDGIELLETVRDRGPDLPFILFTGKGSEEIASEAISAGVTDYLQKEGGSGQYAVLANRIVNAVESDRMEHEAERTRTQFQAITEHSADAIVTIDADSRVRFANPAVEDVFGYSPAELEGELLTTIMPERLQEPHLEAFKQYVETGERTTDWTNLLFTARRKDDSSVQLSVSFGEFEHDGELRLIGIMRDISKRARMGEWDLAPAEYRDIFDKAEDGIAVVDPETGTLEQVNQRYAEMLGYDPDRLSGTSIEAISADDPSFGQEAAMERIRQVLEGTTQQFDWPLQRADGTVLWSEVSLKRTHIGGELEILAFVRDITERKERDRELEFLEALVDTIGVGVAAHGDDGEFEYANEAFAEILGTDRESLIGMPLWELKPDLNREGFERYWDSFEEGETRTEETVYEYDGEEVPVETVTTCAEIEGTTYHFGTVTDITERKEQEERYRAFVEQSNDILTVLDTNGIYQYQSPSAERVFGYDPESLVGDTAFEYVHPEDREKVLERFAELAHGSAGNIDVEYRFRHADGSWCWVESRGIQQPPDSVIDGFVINSRDVTERKRHEQGIADLHEATREMVEAGDETAVCDIVVETVERVLDHPIAGVWLRDGERLEPVAETAAARAFFDETPTYTEGESLSWRAYETGDPIVAADLHEESGLHNPDSDLRSELVLPLGEYGVMNVGSRESDAFSDNDVALAKLLAANAQVALGRAERERLLERQTDRMEFFNSILRHDVLNAVTVIRGRAEFLEAELEGEQRRDAETIVRWSDDVEEIVGRVRTVLRTLTGEGDTELEPIDLGTELRAEIERVRATYPEVTFETETPESTVVLANDLLGDVLGNVVTNAIEHNETDGLRVAVTVERDDESVFVRVADNGTGVDDDRTEAIFRRGNTGHAKSVGSGFGLFFVDAMVGEYGGDVWVEENEDGGATFVIELPAPPRSD